A genome region from Deinococcus aerophilus includes the following:
- a CDS encoding YqhA family protein encodes MARNSASRTVARAFGFTRLIVELGVFSSLAFSLALFIAAIVQAYHTIRDAFEHLDDPETTKHLLVAAVEQADTLLVGVALLIISLGLQALFVGRLQNVPEWLHVRSFDDLKQKLLGVVVTALAVNFFAVALEWTGDASILLYGAAVAAVILAVGIYSLVLNRLHHPPARTEPREGHVESRS; translated from the coding sequence ATGGCGCGGAACTCAGCTTCCCGCACGGTGGCGCGGGCCTTCGGGTTCACGCGCCTGATCGTGGAACTGGGCGTGTTCAGTTCGCTGGCCTTCAGCCTGGCCCTGTTCATCGCGGCCATCGTGCAGGCCTACCACACCATCCGTGACGCATTCGAGCATCTGGATGACCCCGAGACCACCAAGCACCTGCTTGTGGCTGCCGTGGAGCAGGCCGATACCCTGCTCGTGGGCGTGGCCCTGCTGATCATCAGTCTGGGGTTGCAGGCGCTGTTTGTGGGCCGGCTTCAGAATGTGCCGGAGTGGCTGCATGTGCGGTCCTTCGACGACCTCAAGCAGAAGTTGCTGGGCGTGGTGGTCACGGCGCTGGCGGTCAACTTCTTTGCGGTGGCGCTGGAGTGGACTGGGGACGCCAGCATCCTGCTGTACGGAGCGGCAGTCGCCGCTGTCATCCTGGCAGTGGGAATCTACAGCCTGGTCCTCAACCGCCTGCATCATCCCCCAGCGCGGACCGAGCCGAGAGAGGGTCATGTCGAATCCCGTTCTTGA
- a CDS encoding MOSC domain-containing protein, translating to MKTIHELRATFPRPGRVQWLGLRPARRAAVVAVAEVEAHPLVGLIGDHGKTAPGRLTALSGVLEETTRAPAQPVPGGPGRRQVTLIQAEHFPVMAALTGQAEVTPEQLRRNIVVSGLSLLALKDARFRIGTVVLEGTGECHPCSRMEETLGPGGYNAVRGHGGLTARVVVGGVIRVGDTVTALPAPDPAERD from the coding sequence GTGAAGACGATTCATGAGCTGCGCGCGACCTTTCCCCGCCCCGGACGGGTGCAGTGGCTGGGCCTGCGACCGGCCCGCCGCGCGGCGGTGGTTGCCGTGGCTGAGGTCGAGGCGCATCCGCTGGTCGGGCTGATCGGCGACCACGGCAAGACCGCCCCGGGGCGCCTGACGGCCCTGTCCGGTGTTCTGGAGGAAACGACCAGAGCGCCCGCCCAGCCGGTTCCCGGCGGACCCGGCCGGCGGCAGGTCACGCTGATCCAGGCCGAGCATTTTCCGGTGATGGCCGCCCTGACTGGGCAGGCCGAGGTCACGCCGGAACAGCTGCGGCGCAACATCGTGGTCAGCGGCCTGTCGCTGCTTGCCCTCAAGGACGCCCGCTTTCGCATCGGTACGGTGGTGCTGGAGGGCACCGGCGAGTGCCATCCGTGTTCGCGTATGGAGGAGACCCTGGGCCCCGGCGGCTACAACGCGGTGCGCGGCCACGGCGGCCTGACCGCGCGGGTGGTCGTGGGCGGGGTCATCCGGGTGGGCGACACGGTGACGGCCCTGCCGGCCCCTGACCCGGCGGAGCGGGATTGA
- the tyrS gene encoding tyrosine--tRNA ligase yields MNEIRRNVPVDEQLEILKRGVVDLVSEDDLRRKLGTGKPLRVKLGADPTRPDLHLGHAVILRKMRQFQDLGHQVIMLIGDFTAMIGDPSGKSKTRPPLTLQETRANAQSYLEQCRLILRSEPEVLEIRYNGEWLEPMGYADVIRLASKYTVARILERDDFTKRLNAGTPISLHELLYPVTQGYDSVALEADVELGGTDQLFNNLVGRALQRDYGQEAQVVMTLPLLVGLDGSEKMSKSLDNYIGLTDEPHAMFAGLMKVPDALLDNYFTLLTDLPRSRIEELLAGHPVAAHRELAREVVAWFHSDADLDAAEERFRSVAKGGIPDNIPVVTVHASELDDSVDTNRISMAKLVVLAGLEPSNGAARKLIQNRGLKLNGETYPDPQGQLTRADLAREGGTVIQKGKDKFARLILSS; encoded by the coding sequence ATGAACGAAATTCGCCGGAATGTCCCTGTCGACGAGCAGCTCGAGATCCTGAAACGCGGAGTGGTCGATCTGGTCAGCGAGGACGACCTGCGCCGCAAGCTCGGCACCGGAAAGCCGCTGCGCGTCAAGCTGGGCGCCGACCCCACCCGCCCGGACCTGCACCTGGGCCACGCGGTCATTCTGCGCAAGATGCGGCAGTTTCAGGACCTGGGGCATCAGGTGATCATGCTGATCGGGGATTTCACGGCCATGATCGGCGATCCCAGCGGCAAGTCCAAGACCCGCCCACCGCTGACGCTGCAAGAAACGCGTGCCAACGCCCAGAGTTACCTGGAACAGTGCCGCCTGATCCTGCGCTCCGAGCCGGAGGTCCTGGAAATCCGCTACAACGGTGAGTGGCTTGAGCCGATGGGCTACGCCGACGTGATTCGTCTGGCGAGCAAGTACACGGTGGCCCGCATCCTGGAGCGCGACGACTTCACCAAGCGCCTGAACGCGGGGACACCCATCAGCCTGCACGAGCTGCTGTACCCGGTCACCCAGGGGTACGACTCGGTGGCGCTGGAGGCGGACGTGGAGCTGGGCGGAACGGATCAGCTGTTCAACAATCTGGTGGGCCGGGCGCTGCAGCGCGACTATGGCCAGGAAGCGCAGGTGGTGATGACCCTGCCGCTGCTCGTGGGGCTGGACGGCAGCGAGAAGATGTCCAAGAGCCTGGACAACTACATCGGCCTGACCGATGAACCCCACGCCATGTTCGCCGGCCTGATGAAGGTCCCCGACGCGCTGCTGGACAACTACTTCACGCTGCTGACCGACCTGCCCCGTTCCCGGATCGAGGAACTGCTCGCCGGGCACCCGGTGGCCGCGCACCGTGAACTGGCCCGCGAGGTCGTCGCGTGGTTCCATTCCGATGCGGATCTGGACGCCGCCGAGGAACGCTTCCGCAGCGTGGCGAAGGGCGGCATCCCCGACAACATCCCGGTGGTGACCGTGCACGCCTCAGAGCTGGACGACAGCGTGGACACCAACCGCATCAGCATGGCCAAGCTGGTGGTGCTCGCCGGGCTGGAACCCAGCAACGGCGCGGCTCGCAAGCTGATCCAGAACCGCGGCCTCAAACTCAACGGCGAGACGTACCCCGACCCCCAGGGCCAGCTCACGCGCGCCGACCTCGCCCGGGAGGGGGGCACGGTTATCCAGAAGGGTAAGGACAAGTTCGCGCGGCTGATCCTGTCTTCCTGA
- the eno gene encoding phosphopyruvate hydratase: protein MNIEKVIAREVLDSRGNPTVEAEVHLDSGFSGRAIVPSGASTGTHEALELRDGGPRYGGKGVQQAVKNVNEALGPAVVGLDASDQGAVDAALMALDGTPNKGKLGGNAILAVSLATARAAAQELDIPLYRYLGGSNAKTLPVPMMNVINGGAHADNSVDFQEFMVMPVGAPTFREALRYGTETFHSLKKVLSGKGYNTNVGDEGGFAPDLKSNEEALDVLLEAIEKAGYEPGKDIAIALDPAVTELFRDGQYHLESEGRVLSTAEMVDFWADWSSRYPIVSIEDGLAEDDWDGWQALTSKIGDRVQLVGDDLFVTNPERLQRGIDTGVGNAILVKVNQIGSLTESMDAIELAKRHHYGTIISHRSGESEDAFIADLAVATNAGQIKTGSASRSDRIAKYNQLLRIEDMLGDRAVYPGRKALR, encoded by the coding sequence ATGAACATTGAAAAAGTGATCGCCCGTGAGGTGCTGGATTCGCGTGGGAACCCGACCGTGGAGGCCGAAGTCCATCTGGACAGCGGCTTCTCGGGCCGGGCCATCGTGCCCAGCGGGGCCAGCACCGGAACCCATGAAGCGCTGGAGCTGCGTGACGGCGGCCCGCGCTACGGCGGCAAGGGCGTGCAGCAGGCTGTGAAGAACGTCAACGAGGCCCTGGGCCCCGCTGTGGTGGGCCTGGACGCCAGCGACCAGGGTGCGGTGGACGCCGCCCTGATGGCGCTGGACGGCACCCCCAACAAGGGCAAGCTGGGGGGCAACGCCATCCTGGCCGTCAGCTTGGCCACCGCCCGCGCGGCCGCGCAGGAACTGGACATCCCGCTGTACCGCTACCTGGGCGGCAGCAACGCCAAGACGCTGCCGGTTCCGATGATGAACGTCATCAACGGCGGCGCCCACGCCGACAACTCGGTGGACTTTCAGGAATTCATGGTGATGCCGGTGGGAGCGCCGACCTTCCGTGAAGCGCTGCGCTACGGCACCGAGACCTTCCACAGCCTCAAGAAGGTCTTGTCGGGCAAGGGCTACAACACCAACGTCGGAGACGAGGGCGGGTTTGCTCCCGACCTGAAGAGCAATGAGGAGGCGCTCGACGTGCTGCTCGAGGCCATCGAGAAGGCCGGATACGAGCCCGGCAAGGACATCGCCATTGCGCTGGACCCGGCCGTGACCGAACTGTTCAGAGACGGCCAGTACCACCTGGAAAGCGAAGGCCGCGTGCTCTCCACCGCCGAGATGGTGGACTTCTGGGCCGACTGGAGCAGCCGTTACCCCATCGTGAGCATCGAGGACGGGCTGGCCGAGGACGACTGGGACGGCTGGCAGGCGCTGACGAGTAAGATCGGCGACCGCGTACAGCTGGTCGGCGACGACCTGTTCGTGACCAACCCCGAGCGCCTGCAGCGCGGCATCGATACTGGTGTGGGCAATGCCATCCTGGTCAAGGTCAATCAGATCGGCTCGCTGACCGAGAGCATGGACGCCATTGAGCTCGCCAAGCGCCACCACTACGGCACCATTATCAGCCACCGCAGCGGGGAGTCCGAGGACGCCTTTATCGCCGATCTGGCGGTGGCCACCAACGCCGGGCAGATCAAGACCGGATCGGCGAGCCGCTCGGACCGCATCGCCAAGTACAACCAGCTGCTGCGCATCGAGGACATGCTGGGCGACCGCGCTGTGTACCCGGGCCGCAAGGCGCTGAGGTAA
- the dnaN gene encoding DNA polymerase III subunit beta, which translates to MKAHVTKKVLSEGLGLLERVVPNRSSNPLLTSLKVEASEAGLTLSGTNLEIDLSCFVPAEVQQPQSFVVPAHLFAQIVRNLGGELVELELNAQELSVRAGGSDFKLQTGDLEAYPPLSFPGNADLSLNAEELARALGSVRYAASNEAFQAVFRGIKLEHHPEDGSARVVASDGYRVAIRDFPASGDGRNLIIPARSVDELIRVLKDGEARFTYGEGMLSVTTDRVRMNLKLLDGDFPDYERVIPKDIKLQVTLPATALKEAVNRVAVLADKNANNRVEFLVSEGQLRLAAEGDYGRAQDTLPVTQGGAEPAMSLAFNARHVLDALGPIDGEAELLFSGSTSPAIFRASGGGGYMAVMVTLRV; encoded by the coding sequence ATGAAAGCACACGTCACCAAAAAAGTTCTCAGCGAAGGTCTGGGTCTCCTCGAACGCGTCGTCCCCAACCGCAGCAGCAATCCCCTGCTCACTTCCCTCAAGGTCGAGGCGAGCGAGGCAGGATTGACCCTCAGCGGCACGAACCTGGAAATCGACCTGTCATGCTTCGTTCCTGCCGAAGTGCAGCAGCCACAGAGCTTTGTGGTTCCTGCACACCTGTTTGCGCAGATCGTCCGCAATCTGGGTGGCGAACTCGTCGAACTCGAACTTAACGCGCAGGAGCTTTCAGTGCGGGCGGGCGGTTCAGATTTCAAACTGCAGACCGGCGACCTCGAGGCGTATCCGCCGCTGAGCTTCCCGGGCAACGCGGACCTGAGCCTGAATGCTGAGGAACTGGCCCGCGCCCTGGGCAGCGTGCGGTACGCCGCCAGCAACGAGGCTTTCCAGGCCGTGTTCCGGGGCATCAAGCTCGAACACCATCCTGAGGACGGTTCGGCGCGGGTGGTGGCCTCGGATGGCTACAGGGTCGCCATCCGCGATTTTCCGGCCAGCGGTGACGGCCGGAATCTGATCATTCCGGCCCGCAGCGTGGACGAGCTGATCCGCGTGCTCAAGGACGGCGAGGCCCGTTTCACCTACGGCGAGGGCATGCTCAGCGTGACCACCGACCGCGTGCGCATGAACCTCAAATTGCTGGACGGCGACTTTCCCGACTATGAACGGGTCATTCCCAAAGACATCAAGCTGCAGGTCACCCTGCCTGCCACGGCCCTCAAGGAAGCGGTGAACCGTGTGGCCGTGCTGGCCGACAAGAATGCCAACAACCGGGTGGAGTTTCTGGTGTCCGAGGGTCAGCTGCGTCTGGCCGCCGAGGGTGACTACGGCCGTGCCCAGGACACCCTGCCGGTCACGCAGGGCGGCGCCGAACCGGCCATGAGCTTGGCCTTCAATGCCCGCCATGTCCTCGATGCCCTGGGGCCCATTGACGGTGAAGCCGAGCTGCTCTTCTCCGGCTCCACCAGCCCCGCCATCTTCCGCGCGAGCGGGGGGGGCGGGTACATGGCGGTCATGGTCACGCTGCGCGTTTAA
- a CDS encoding tRNA (adenine(22)-N(1))-methyltransferase TrmK, translating into MSNPVLDARLEAVKHLIRAGVHADIGSDHARLPVRLIRDGHAARCVVVELNPGPLEQARRSVARTRLQNHIEVREGNGFAPLQPGEVDSASVCGMGAHTIMGILKRAADRLPPALVLQPNDSALLLRLWAREAGFHVRAERLVAGYWTYAVLRLERVGGPDPAYVGLPTAAALRYGPHLLRAGGELLRRQVEADVARLTPVAAPGRDSWTELHTARTALDWLTGEAVQAAVL; encoded by the coding sequence ATGTCGAATCCCGTTCTTGACGCCCGCCTGGAAGCGGTCAAGCACCTGATCCGGGCCGGGGTTCACGCCGACATCGGCAGCGACCACGCCCGCCTGCCGGTGCGTCTGATCCGGGACGGCCACGCGGCACGCTGCGTCGTGGTGGAACTCAATCCCGGTCCGCTGGAACAGGCCCGGCGCAGCGTCGCCCGGACCCGGTTACAGAACCACATCGAGGTGCGTGAGGGCAACGGTTTTGCGCCCCTGCAGCCCGGCGAGGTGGACAGCGCCAGCGTGTGTGGCATGGGCGCTCATACCATCATGGGCATCCTGAAGCGGGCGGCAGACCGCCTGCCCCCGGCGCTGGTGTTGCAGCCCAACGATTCGGCGCTGTTGCTGCGGCTGTGGGCGCGCGAGGCGGGTTTTCATGTCCGGGCCGAGCGGCTGGTGGCGGGGTACTGGACCTACGCGGTATTGCGACTGGAGCGGGTCGGGGGACCGGATCCAGCGTACGTGGGGCTGCCCACCGCCGCAGCGCTGCGCTACGGCCCCCACCTGCTGCGGGCCGGGGGCGAGCTGCTGCGGCGTCAGGTGGAGGCCGACGTGGCCCGCCTGACGCCGGTGGCCGCGCCGGGCCGCGACTCGTGGACGGAGCTGCATACGGCCCGCACAGCCCTGGACTGGCTGACCGGCGAAGCGGTGCAGGCCGCCGTACTTTGA
- the pyk gene encoding pyruvate kinase, with protein sequence MKHFDRATKIVATVGPASRTPEVLGRMMDAGLNVVRMNFSHGDPEDHRQTVQMVRELAARKGITVGILQDLQGPKIRVGRFAEGSVTLAPGDTFTITMQDVEGDATRVSSTYKDLARDVHPGMSLLLDDGNMALRVEQVRGPDIVTSVVIGGVLKNNKGINVPDADLSVPALSDKDVRDMEFGAELGVDWVALSFVRSRDDLLLARHYLSRFGSRAKLMAKIEKPQAVDRFEDILKEVDGIMVARGDLGVEMRPEQVPTIQKRIIRMCREAGKPVITATQMLESMINLPRPTRAEASDVANAIYDGTDAVMLSAESAAGLYPVESVAMMDRIAREAESSEHYSLLQRSLVIDTTLAQDSIAYSACTIGAKLEAPAIVAFTSTGGAAIRIAKNRPPLAILALTPSETTRNQLALSWGVVPMLSEDPRSTDDMVRIANKELKASGLADVGDRYVITAGVPFGVQGTTNMLRVEHLREEGIVSQF encoded by the coding sequence ATGAAACACTTTGACCGAGCCACCAAGATCGTCGCCACCGTTGGGCCTGCCAGCCGCACCCCGGAAGTTCTGGGCCGCATGATGGATGCGGGCCTGAACGTCGTTCGCATGAACTTCAGCCACGGCGACCCCGAGGACCACCGCCAGACGGTGCAGATGGTGCGCGAGCTGGCCGCCCGCAAGGGCATCACCGTGGGCATCCTGCAGGACCTGCAGGGCCCCAAGATCCGCGTGGGCCGCTTTGCCGAGGGGTCGGTCACGCTGGCGCCCGGCGACACCTTCACCATCACCATGCAGGATGTGGAGGGCGACGCCACCCGGGTCTCGAGCACCTACAAGGACCTGGCCCGCGACGTGCATCCGGGCATGAGCCTGCTGCTCGACGACGGCAACATGGCGCTGCGGGTCGAGCAGGTGCGTGGTCCGGACATCGTGACCAGCGTGGTGATCGGGGGAGTGCTGAAGAACAACAAGGGCATTAACGTGCCCGACGCTGACCTGAGCGTGCCCGCGCTGTCCGACAAGGACGTCAGGGACATGGAGTTCGGCGCGGAACTGGGCGTGGACTGGGTGGCCCTGAGCTTCGTGCGTTCGCGCGATGACCTGCTGCTGGCCCGGCACTATCTGTCGCGCTTTGGCAGCCGCGCCAAGTTGATGGCAAAGATCGAGAAGCCTCAGGCGGTCGACCGCTTCGAGGACATCCTCAAGGAAGTCGACGGCATCATGGTGGCGCGCGGCGACCTGGGGGTCGAGATGCGCCCCGAGCAGGTGCCGACCATCCAGAAACGCATCATCCGCATGTGCCGCGAGGCGGGCAAGCCGGTGATCACCGCCACCCAGATGCTCGAGAGCATGATCAACCTGCCGCGCCCCACCCGCGCCGAGGCGAGCGACGTGGCAAACGCCATCTACGACGGCACCGACGCCGTGATGCTCTCGGCCGAGTCGGCGGCGGGCCTGTACCCGGTCGAGTCGGTCGCCATGATGGACCGCATTGCCCGCGAGGCCGAGTCCAGCGAGCACTACAGCCTGCTGCAGCGCTCACTGGTCATCGACACCACGCTGGCCCAGGATTCCATCGCGTACTCGGCGTGCACCATCGGGGCCAAGCTGGAAGCGCCCGCCATCGTGGCCTTTACCAGTACCGGCGGCGCGGCCATCCGCATTGCCAAGAACCGCCCCCCGCTGGCCATCCTGGCGCTGACCCCCAGCGAGACCACCCGCAATCAGCTGGCCCTGAGCTGGGGCGTGGTGCCCATGCTCAGCGAGGACCCACGCAGCACCGACGACATGGTGAGGATCGCCAACAAGGAACTCAAGGCCAGTGGACTGGCCGATGTAGGCGACCGCTACGTGATCACGGCCGGCGTTCCCTTCGGCGTGCAGGGCACCACCAACATGCTGCGGGTGGAACACCTGCGCGAAGAGGGCATCGTCTCCCAGTTCTGA
- a CDS encoding NAD-dependent epimerase/dehydratase family protein: protein MNILILGGTQFVGRHIVEAFLDKGHAVTVLTRGKSKDELSAEVERLHGDRNKGAAGLSALEGRRWDACVDVSGYTPGQVRASAEALQGRVDRYVFISTVSVYAEPGRHPVREDDPLSTGAAEDVTEVTGETYGPLKVTCERIVQEVYGGACTLLRPQIVAGPFDHTARYPYWVDRAARGGTVLAPGDGQDHVQVIDARDLARFTVTVTEEQVGGIFNLAGPRLTWAEFLTVLEVTDARWTDPQALEKHGLAARDLPLYLPEHGEQAGLMDVDNTRAVSAGLTLTDPATTARDTRAWSQGAGLPYTLTPEREAALLSVSQH, encoded by the coding sequence ATGAACATCCTGATCCTGGGCGGCACGCAGTTCGTAGGGCGGCATATCGTGGAGGCGTTTCTGGACAAGGGCCACGCGGTCACGGTCCTGACCCGGGGCAAATCCAAGGATGAGTTGTCCGCGGAGGTCGAACGCCTGCACGGAGACCGCAACAAGGGGGCGGCGGGCCTGAGCGCGCTGGAGGGCCGCCGCTGGGACGCGTGTGTGGACGTCAGCGGCTACACGCCCGGGCAGGTGCGGGCCAGCGCCGAGGCGCTGCAGGGCCGCGTGGACCGTTACGTGTTCATCAGCACGGTCAGCGTGTACGCCGAGCCAGGCCGCCATCCGGTGCGTGAGGACGATCCGCTGTCCACGGGCGCCGCCGAGGACGTGACCGAGGTCACGGGCGAGACCTACGGGCCCCTCAAGGTCACCTGCGAGCGCATCGTGCAGGAGGTCTATGGCGGGGCCTGCACCCTCCTGCGCCCGCAGATCGTGGCCGGACCGTTTGACCACACCGCGCGTTACCCGTACTGGGTGGACCGCGCGGCACGCGGAGGTACCGTCCTCGCTCCCGGCGACGGCCAGGATCATGTGCAGGTGATTGACGCGCGTGACCTTGCCCGGTTCACGGTCACCGTGACCGAGGAGCAAGTGGGCGGCATCTTCAACCTCGCCGGCCCACGGCTGACCTGGGCCGAGTTCCTGACCGTACTGGAGGTCACCGACGCGCGGTGGACCGATCCACAGGCCCTGGAGAAGCACGGGCTGGCCGCACGTGACCTGCCGCTGTACCTGCCCGAACACGGCGAGCAGGCCGGCCTGATGGACGTGGACAACACGCGTGCCGTCTCGGCGGGCCTGACCCTGACCGATCCGGCCACAACGGCGCGCGACACCCGCGCATGGAGCCAGGGCGCTGGCCTTCCGTACACCCTGACCCCGGAGCGCGAGGCCGCCCTGCTCTCGGTTTCACAGCACTGA
- the dnaA gene encoding chromosomal replication initiator protein DnaA, whose translation MLGYVRKNISEVEYHTWFAPVKNLGVQEGSLVLGVRNSFAQEWFRKHYLELLEDALRSLGAQNPQVSFQVLPAAQDALLLPNDPPPPPPAAAPSRSAPAPASFENRKVLNPKYTFENFVVGPNNNLAHAAALAVAESPGKAYNPLFIYGDVGLGKTHLMHAVGHYMTERFPGKRIEYVSTESFTNDLINAIREDRMTQFRNRYRSVDLLLVDDIQFLAGKERTQEEFFHTFNALYENHKQIILSSDRPPKDIQTLEGRLRSRFEWGLITDIQSPEYETRVAILKMNAEHNRIDIPQEVLELIARQVTSNIRELEGALMRVVAFSSLNNVPFSRAVAAKALSNVFAPQEVKVEMMDVLRQVAAHYNMPPDVIRGSGRVREVVVPRQVAQYLIRELTDHSLPEIGQFFGRDHSTVMHAISKVTEQVGRDQEITAAVEVLRRKMQGLDDEESGT comes from the coding sequence GTGCTGGGGTACGTCCGCAAGAACATTTCAGAGGTCGAATACCACACCTGGTTTGCTCCGGTCAAAAACCTGGGCGTGCAGGAAGGATCGCTGGTGCTGGGCGTGCGGAACTCGTTTGCGCAGGAGTGGTTCCGCAAACATTACTTGGAGCTGCTGGAAGACGCGCTCCGCAGCCTGGGGGCGCAGAATCCGCAGGTGAGTTTTCAGGTGCTGCCCGCTGCACAGGACGCCCTGCTGCTGCCCAACGATCCGCCGCCCCCTCCTCCGGCTGCCGCGCCGAGCCGCTCGGCTCCGGCACCGGCTTCATTCGAGAACCGCAAGGTGCTGAACCCGAAATACACCTTTGAGAATTTCGTGGTCGGGCCGAACAACAACCTCGCTCACGCCGCGGCCCTGGCCGTCGCGGAATCTCCCGGCAAAGCCTACAACCCTCTGTTTATCTACGGAGATGTGGGGCTGGGAAAGACCCACCTGATGCACGCGGTGGGCCACTACATGACCGAGCGCTTTCCCGGAAAACGCATCGAGTACGTCTCTACCGAGTCGTTTACCAACGACCTGATCAATGCGATCCGCGAAGACCGCATGACCCAGTTCCGCAACCGCTACCGCAGCGTGGATCTGTTGCTGGTGGACGATATTCAGTTTCTGGCGGGCAAGGAACGCACTCAAGAAGAGTTCTTCCACACCTTCAACGCGCTGTACGAGAACCACAAGCAAATCATCCTGAGTTCCGACCGGCCGCCCAAGGACATCCAGACCCTGGAAGGCCGGCTGCGCAGCCGCTTTGAGTGGGGGCTGATCACAGATATCCAGTCGCCGGAGTACGAAACGCGCGTGGCGATTCTCAAGATGAACGCCGAACACAACCGCATCGACATTCCGCAGGAAGTGCTGGAACTCATCGCCCGGCAGGTCACCAGCAACATCCGCGAGCTGGAAGGCGCGCTGATGCGGGTGGTGGCGTTTTCCAGCCTGAACAATGTGCCCTTCTCACGGGCGGTGGCCGCCAAGGCCCTGAGCAACGTGTTTGCCCCGCAGGAAGTCAAGGTCGAGATGATGGACGTGCTGCGGCAGGTTGCGGCCCACTACAACATGCCCCCCGACGTGATTCGTGGCTCAGGGCGCGTGCGTGAGGTCGTCGTGCCGCGTCAGGTCGCCCAGTACCTGATCCGCGAACTCACGGACCACTCGCTGCCCGAGATCGGCCAGTTTTTTGGGCGCGACCACTCCACCGTCATGCACGCCATCAGCAAGGTCACGGAACAGGTGGGCAGAGATCAGGAAATCACCGCCGCGGTGGAGGTGCTGCGCCGCAAGATGCAGGGTCTTGACGATGAGGAATCCGGAACATAA